A window of Candidatus Hydrogenedentota bacterium genomic DNA:
TGCGCCCGCGCAGTGGTGTGCTTGATGGAAGATTCCTTTTCCGCTGTCTGCAGGCCAAGCCCATCCGTGTGCAACTTGAGTTGGCGGCGAATGGGGTTACACGTTTCGGGATTCCAAAGAACGCCATCGGCTTGATGGTCCTGCCTGTGCCGTCAGTTGAGATGCAACATGCGATTGCGGATTATCTGGACCGGGAGACGGGGCGGCTGGATGCGTTGGTGGCGGCGAAGGAACGGGTGCTCGAACTGTTGGCGGAGAAACGCCGCGCGCTCATCACCCGCGCCGTCACCCGCGGCCTGAACCCCAACGCCCCCCTTCGCGATTCCGGCCTCCCCTGGCTCGGACAAATCCCGAAGCATTGGGAAACAAAACGTGCGAAGTGGCTCTTCACTGAACGCGATGAACGCTCGGAAACCGGCGACGAGGAATTACTTTCGTTGAGGATGGAACTCGGATTGGTTCCACATAATGATGTGTCCGAGAAGACAACGCGTTCCGAAGAACTTATTGGATACAAGAAGTGCTCTACCCGTGAGATCGTGATCAACCGAATGCGCGCCAGCAGCGGCCTTGTAGCGATAGCCCCTCAAGATGGTCTGGTGAGTCCCGACTATGCCGTATTCAAGGTATCAGAAGATGCATACCCTGAATACTTCACGCTTCTTTTCAAGACATCATTGCTACAAACCGTTTTTCGTACTGCGTCAAAAGGACTTGGAACAGGAAGCTCTGGTTTCTTGCGGCTATATTCGGAAGATTTTCTCGGATTCTGGTTGCCTGCGCCTCCGAAGCAAGACCAGGAAGCCATCGTCGCGCACATCGAGCGCGAGACCGGCAAGCTGGACGCGTTGCGTTCCGCCACGGAACGGACGGTAGCGTTGTTGAAGGAGCGACGTGCGGCGCTGATCGCGGCGGCGGTGACGGGGCAGATAGATTCGGCGGATTCAGGTAAGTTGATGTAAACTAAACAATCTGCGAGATAGTATTCCCGCCTTGGCATGGAGCCGGGGCAGAAGAAAAATGAACATGGTGTGATGGAACAGAATCGAGTCAACATAGCGGCGCGGATGCTTCGCTGGGCGCGTGAGCGCTCGGGAAGGCCGGACACGTATTTCGCCGAGCATTTCCCGAAGTTCGACGCGTGGGAACGCGGCGAGACGCTTCCGACGTTGAAGCAGGTGGAGGCGCTCGCCAAGGCGACCTATACGCCGGTTGGTTATCTGTTTCTGTCTGCCCCGCCGGAGGAGGCATTGCCGATTCCGGATTTCCGGACCTTGGGCGACCGGCCCATGGCGCAGCCCAGCCCACACCTGCTGGAAACGGTGTACGCCTGCCAGCAACGTCAGGCGTGGTACCAGGAATTCGCGCGGGTCACGGGCGAAGCGCCGCGCGCCTTTGTGGGGTCCGTCAGCACCGCCGATTCCGTGGAATCCGTGGCAAACGCCATGCGGACCGCGCTGGGATTTGATCTGGAGGCGCGGCGGTCCTGTCCGACCTGGACGGACGCCTTGCGCCGTTTCATCGAACAGGCGGACGAACTGGGCGTGCTCGTGATGTGCAGCGGCGTAGTCCGCAACAATACGCACCGCCCGCTCGATCCGGAAGAGTTCCGGGGCTTTGCGCTGGCCGATCCGTTGGCGCCGCTGGTCTTTATCAATGGAAAAGACACCAAGGCGGCGCAGATGTTCACGCTTGCGCATGAACTGGCGCACATCTGGATTGGCCAATCCGCTTTGTCGGACGCGGGGGCGTATGCCGTTCCCGATCATGCGGTGGAAGCGTGGTGCAACCGCGTCGCGGCGGAATTGCTCGCGCCCCTGCAATTGGTTCGTGACGAATTCCGCCGGGATGAGGAACTCGACGCCGAGGTCAGGCGCTTGGCGCGCCGTTTCAAGGTGAGCACGCTGGTCGTCCTGCGGCGGGTTTTCGATGCCGGAGGAATCACGCGCCCCGAGTTCCAGGAGGCATATAGCGAGGAGATCGCGCGGCTGCGCGCCGTCATGTCGAAGAGCAGCGGCGGCGGCGATTTCTACCTCACACAGGCGGCCCGGGTCAGCAAACGCTTTGCCCGCGCGCTCGTCGTGAGCACGCTGGAAGGCCACACGCTGTATCGCGACGCGTTTCAAATGCTGGGCGTGGCGAAGGTGGAGACGTTTAACGAGATGGGCCGCAACGTGGGGGTATACGCCTGATGGCTTACCTCCTTGATGCCAACGTATTCATCCAGGCGAAGAATCTGCATTACGGTCTCGATTTCTGTCCGGCGTTTTGGGAATGGCTCGAAGTGGAGAACCGGAACGGCAATGTGTTCAGCATCGAAAAAGTAGGCGACGAGATTGAGGCAGGCGAGGACGAATTGGCCGAATGGGCAACTCTGCACGGCGTGGAATTCTTCTTGCCTGCCGATGCGGCGCTTCTGACAACCCTTGGCCGCGTGAGCAACTGGGTTACCCAGCAGCACTACGATCCCGCTGCCGTAAACACGTTCTTGCAGGTGGCCGATTACTACCTCGTGGCCCATGCGCTGGCGCACGGGCATACGGTGGTAACGCATGAGGTTCCTTCGCCATCAGCGCGCAAGGTGAAGATTCCGAACGTATGCATCGGCCTGGGCGTTCGCTGCATCACTCCTTTCGAGATGCTTCGCATCGAGCGCGCTCGTTTCCTACTCGAACGGCGCACGGGAAACGCACAGATGCTTCTGAGCGGAGCCACTTCATGAGCCAAACCAGCGAGAAAGCGTTCGAGACGGTCATCGAGTCATGCTTGTTGTCGCATGGCTACGTCAGTGTGCCGCCGGAAGGCTTTGACAGGGAGCGAGCGATATTTCCCGAGACGGCCTTGACATTCATCCGGGAAACGCAGCCAAGGGAATGGGCGAAGCTGGAGGCATTGCACGGGGCGGCCACCGGGGAACAGGTGCTTGCGGACCTGTGCAAGTGGATGGACACGAATGGGTCGTTGGCCACGCTGCGGCACGGGTTCAAGTGCTATGGGCGGACGTTGCGCGTTGCATTTTTTAAAGCCGCGCATGAACTGAACCCGGAGTTGGAGGAACGGTATGCCGCGAACCGGGTTGGGATTACTAGGCAGTTGCGTTTCTCGCCGCGCTCCGAGCACTCCCTCGACGTCGCCCTGAGCTTGAACGGCATTCCAATCGCCACGGCGGAACTGAAGAACCCGCTCACGGGGCAGACCGTAGAAAACGCCCTGTGGCAGTACCGGCATGACCGCGATCCGCGCGAGCCGATTTTCGAGTTTAGGCGGCGGACGCTGGTGCATTTCGCGGTGGACACCGAGGCCGTGTTCATGACCACGCGCTTGGCCGGAACCGCGACGCACTTTTTGCCCTTCAACAAGGGGTGTGATGGCGGCGCGGGTAACCCGCCCGACCCCAACGGCCGCACTTACCGCACGGGATACTTGTGGGAAGAGGTCCTCCAGCGCGACAGCTTGCTGGACATGCTGGCCCGATTTCTTCACCTGCAAGTCGAGGAAAAGCGGACCGACGATGGGCGGAAGGTCAAGAAAGAGACCATGATCTTCCCGCGATACCACCAGCTTCAGGCGGTACGAACACTGGTGGATGCGGCGCGGCGTGAGGGCGTGGGCAACAATTACCTCATAGAGCATTCCGCGGGCAGCGGGAAGAGCAATACTATCGGCTGGGTCGCCCATCGGCTGGCGTCGTTGCATGACGCCGGGAACCATCGCGTATTTGATTCGGTGATAGTCATCACCGACCGGGTCGTCCTGGACAAGCAATTGCAGGACACGATCTACCAGTTTGAGCACAAGAGGGGCGTGGTACAGAAGATTGATGAACGGTCACGCCAACTGGCCGAAGCGCTGGAAAACGCCGTGCCCGTTATCATCACGACGTTGCAGAAGTTTCCGTTTGTTTCACGCCAATTGCTCAAGATGGCCGAGGAACGGGGCGAGGATGGCACGGGCGCGCTGCCGACGCGGCGTTGCGCTGTGATCATCGACGAGGCGCACAGCTCGCAGGGCGGCGAATCCGCGACCGACCTCAAGGAAGTCTTGGGCGGCGAAGCCCTGCGCGAGGCGGCCAAACGCAAGGCCGCTGAAGAGGGACAGGAGCATTTGGAGAAGCTGTTCCGCAGCATGGCCAAGCGCGGGCGTCAGGCCAATATCAGCTTCTTCGCGTTTACGGCAACGCCCAAGCACAAGACCTTGGCCGTGTTCGGGCGACACGGAACCCCCTTCCATCGCTACACGATGCGGCAGGCCATCAAAGAGGGCTTCATCCTTGACGTGCTGAAAAACTACACCTCGTACGCGACCTACTTCAGGCTGCTGAAGGCATGCGAAGATGATCCGAATGTCGAACGCAAGAAGGCGGCCAAGGCGCTGGCGCGGTTTCTTAAACTGCACCCCCACAACATCGCGCAAAAAACCGAAGTCATGGTGGAGCACTTCCATGCCGTGACGCGCCACAAAATCGGCGGCAGGGCAAAGGCGATGGTGGTGACGGGATCGCGCTTGGAAGCGGTGCGCTACAAGCAATCCTTTGACCACTATATCCGGCAGAGAGCCTATCCCATCAAGACGCTGGTGGCCTTTTCCGGAGCCGTCCAGGACGACAAACTGCCCGATGTCACGTATACGGAAGCAGGGATGAATGACGGAATCAGGGAAAAGGAACTTCCGGAGAGGTTCGGCACGGCCGAGTATCAGGTCCTCTTAGTTGCCGAAAAGTACCAGACCGGGTTCGATCAGCCCTTATTGCACACGATGTACGTGGACAAACGCCTTGCAGGACTCCAGGCGGTGCAGACGTTGTCACGGCTGAACCGGACTCATCCGCTAAAGGAAGATACATTCATCCTCGATTTCGTAAACGACCCCGAAGAGATCCGCGAGGCGTTCAAGGTCTATTATGAAGGCGCGGAGATGGGCGAGCAGGTAGACCCGGCGCGAATGTACCAAATCAAGGGAGAACTGGATGCTTCCGGCATCTATCTTGCCGAGGAGGTCCAGCGATTTTGCGGGATATACTTCAAACCCAGGCAGCGCCAAAGCCCCGCCGACCACGAGGCGATGAATGCGGCGCTCGATCCGGCCGTCGAACGGTTCCAGCATCTGCAGCAAGAGGACGAGGATGAGGCGGAACTCTGGCGCGGTAAAACGCAAGCATTCCGGAACCTCTACGGTTTTCTGAGCCAGGTCATTCCGTATCAGGACTCTGACCTTGAACGACTCTATGTGTTCCTCCGGCACCTTGCGGCAAAACTGCCGCGACGCGCCACGGGACCAGGCTATGACTTCGACGACGAAGTACGGCTGGAATACTACCGGCTTCAGAAGATCAGCGAAGGCTCTATCAGTCTCAAGGACGGCATCGCGAAACCGCTGGACGGCCCGACCGAAGTGGGTAGTGGAATGGTGCGTGAAGAGGCGGTCCCCTTGTCGCGCCTGATTGATATTGTCAACGAACGGTTTGGCACCGATTTCAATCAAGCGGATCAGTTATTCTTTGACCAAATCGTCGAGGCCGCGATTGCCGATGAGGCGCTCAAGCAGGCGGCGGCGGTGAACCCCGGCGACAAGTTTGAACTGGTGTTCAAGAACCTGCTCGAAACCCTGTTCGTGGAACGCATGGACCAGAACGAAGACATCTTCGCGCGCTTCATGAACGACAAGTCATTCCAACGCGTGGTTACGGGCTGGCTTTCCACGGAGGCTTACAAACGACTGCGTGCCGCAAAGGCCATGTCCGAGACGCAATGAATTCGATCCTCCGTGACGCTGATATTGACGATTCTGAAACGCTGCGGGAATATGGGTCGTTTGAAAAGGGTTAACGAACAGTGTAGAATTAAGATGCGTGAAAGGTTGATTTGCATGTTTTCGCGATTGAACAGAGTATTGTTTTCGGGCCTGAGCATATTGGCCGTCGTTCTCACGATGGTCATGGGTGTGTCAGGTACCGTGCTCTGTATCGCGCGCGACCACACCGCAATAGAGTTGGCGCAGGCTGGAGATTGCACATCCTGTCCGGACCTGCCTGCGGGTAGAACGGAATCACCAGCCGACAGGAACGCCGATTCCGCCGGATGTGGTTCGTGTCTGGATATCCCCCTCAGTGGGACGATGGTGTCTTCGGCAACACCAGCAAGGCACTCCGGCACGTTCAAGGTTTTGACCTCGGTCCTACCAGCGAACATAGGCTCGACAGTCGCGTCGGACCTCCTTCCCGCAGTTTCTTTTCAGTCGGGTGGACACGCCGATAACACATTGATCGCGGTATCCACTACCATCCTCCGGATCTGATTTCTCCTTCTCCCCTCCCCGCACGCTAGCCGTGCATCTGTCAGAAATCCTGTTTCCCGACTCACGTTTATGTCATGGCGGCAGCATTCTCTGGCATCGTTTTACCATCAATTCACGCCTGTCAACCAGGCACATCGACAACGAATTTTTGGAGACAAGGAGAAGAGCCATGAAACATCCATCCCTCACAGAAAGAAAAGGCGTCGGATGGGCGATGAGTTCGCTCGCCGCCGCTCTGATCGGCGCTCTGCTATCATTCTCGCCGACTACCGCCTCAGCCAGTTCTGCAAGTAGTGACTGCGTCTTGTCCGCGTTCGCCATGACGTTTGTATCCAGCAATGTCTCCGTCCCGGAGTGCGCTCATTCGGGACACGAGGCCGTTCGCGAAGTCTATCGTCGAGAGGCACAAACCCTGACGGCAACAGCCGATGCGGAGATCAAGCGACAGAGAGCATCCATCGAGTTTGCGCTCGACCAGATTCAGGCATCCGCGACCCGTATCGCACAGCAGTCCCCGCAGGAAACAGACACGAAGAACAGTGTGGCGCTGTGGCGTTTGAAGGATGAAGCGAAATCTCTCAAAGCTCAGCTCCCACGGCAAGCGCGTGCGTTACGCGATCAGTGGGACGCAGCCATCAAGGGTGCTATGGCGCAAGCACTGTATGCTTTGCAGGAGACCGAGTCACAGCACAGCGAATCAGACAGCCAGAGGACCAAACACGGCAAGGAAGTGAAGAGAACACTTAATAGGCAACGCAAGGAGACCTTGTCGTTCTTGGATGACATGTGGAAAGACAATGCCTCACAAACCCGTACGCGAATCGCACAGGCCATAGAGAGTCTGGACAAGGCAATTGCGCTGGAACAGGCTGAAGAAAGAGGTCCGGTCGTCGGGTATAGGCTCGTTAGTCGTCACAAAGGCCATGTCCACCGCGAACCTATCTACCAGAATGAACAACGCAAACCTTAAGAAAGGAACAAGCGACATGCTTCGCAGATACGTTTTATCACGCATTTCGTTCGCATACCTAGCCATAGGCGTGGCGAGCATGAGTACGGTTTTGCCGGCCTTGAGCGAAGAAACGGACGCCGCAGTCACCGACTCAGCCTCCACCGCACCGGTGGATATGCGTATCGGCGTTCTAACCTTGGCCGATGCGATTGCCTTGACACTGGAGCGGAATCCGAATCTGGCCGCCTTTTCCTGGGACATCCGTGCCGCGGAAGCCCGGCAGCTTCAAGCCCGGCTTCGTCCGAATCCCGAGTTGACGATTGAGGCCGAAGACGTCCGCTTGGGGCGTGGTCCGGGAACGCGTACCGTACGCCGCACCACTGGTTGGTCCGCCAATGGTCTGACCACGCAGATGGACCGGGAATCCGAAAGCGGGGCTCGAGGCGGATTCTCGGAGGCGCAGTTCACCGTTTCGCTCTCACAACTCATAGAACTGGGCGGCAAGCGCGCCAAACGAATGCATCTGGCCGCCCGCGACCGAGACGTGGTCGCCTGGGACTATGAAGTGGCGCGGGCCGACATACTCAAGAAGGTGGCCCAGGGGTTTGTAGAAGTCCTCGTTGCGCAGCAACGTGTGGCGTTGGACGACGAACTGGTCCAGCTTGCGGAACAAGTCCTGCAGACCGTATCGGCGCGAGTCAATGCGGGACGCGTCTCGCCATTGGAGGCAACGAAGGCCGAGACGGCGCTGTCGGTGGCGCGCGTACAGGCTGAGAGCTCTAAACGCGGGCTCGATTCCGCGCGAGCCCGGCTCGCGGCGCTATGGGGAGACAAAGAGGCAAATTTCGAGCGCGCCGAAGGTGACCTGGATATCGTTCGTACTATTCCCATGTTGGATGACTTGGTCAAGCGAACGGACAAGAACCCCGACTTGGCCCGTTGGCGCGCGGAACTCGAGAAACGGCAGACGGCTATTTCGGTCGAGAGGTCCAAGGCGGTTCCCGACCTTACGGTGTACGCCGGTTTCCGTTCGACGGGCATGCCGGATTCAGATGTTCGCGGATTTGGCTTCGGTTCGGATGGACTCTCCCGCTCAAGTGAAAGCAGCCGCTCAGATGGCAACTGGGACAACTCGGTAGTGTTGGGATTCTCCGTGCCGCTTCCACTTTTCAACCGCAATCAAGGGTCCATCAAGGAGGCCGAGCATTTGATGGCAAAGGCTGGCGAGGAAAGGCGGGCCACGGATGTTCAGGTCCATGCGACCCTCACGGAGTCGTATCAGAGTCTTTCCGCTGCTCGCACGGCCATCACGTCGCTCAACGAGAGCATCCTGCCCGCGGCCACGCAGACGTTTGCATCCATCAATGAAGCCTACCTTCAGGGCAAGTTTGGATATCTAGACGTTCTGGACGCCCAACGAACCCTGTTTCAAGCAAGGCAACAGTATCTGGATGCCTTGGCAACATACCACCAGAGCGCCGCCGAGATTGAGCGTATCACCGGTGATCCCTTGTGGAGCAATGAAGAACTGAAGTCACCCCAAAAAGAGGAGAAGTAACCATGCGATACAAGATTGGATTTGCCCTTCTTGCGGCAGTAGTCCTTGTGGGAAGCATGACCGTCTGGTTGTACGAAGGCCACGTCGCTGCTTCAGCGAAACCCCACGCCGATGAAATCCAACCTGTCCCCCAAGCGGCGGATAAAGCCGAAGGAGGTCATTCCGCCGAGGATGGCCACAACCATGGCGCACAGGAGGCCGATAAGGCCAAGGAGGGTCACTCCGCCGAGGACGGCCACAATCATGCTTCACCGGACGCTGACAAAACCGAAGATGGCCACTCCGCAGACGACGGCCACAACCACGGCTCGAAGGGCCCAATGTGTGAGGAGCACGGAGTCCCGGAAGCAGAATGCAAGCTCTGTAACAAGGGCCACGGCGAGGAGACGGACAAGGCCGAAGGGGGCCACTCCGCAGACGATGGCCACGGCCACGGTGAGGAGGCGGATATAGCCGTTCTCTCCGAAGAACAAATCAAGGCCAACAACGTCCAAGTCGTTGAAGCAGGACCGGGAGAGATTTCGGTTCAGTTGGCCTTGCCCGGTGAAGTGAGGCTCAACGCTGATCGCGTTGCGCATGTGGTTCCGCGCGTGGCGGGCGTTGTTCGGGAATCCCTGGCAACTGTTGGCGATGAGGTGAAAGCGGGCCAAGTCATGGCGGTACTGGAGAGTCGTGAACTGGCCACGATTAAGGCCGAATACCTTTCCGCCAAAGAGCGCGAGTCTCTGGCCAGGGCAACCTTCGAGCGAGAAAAAGGCCTTTGGGAAAAGAAGATTTCCGCCGAACAGGACTATCTGTCCGCGAAGCAGGCCATGGCGGAAGCAGCCATTAGCGTGAGGAGCGCCGAACAACAATTGCACGCCGTGGGCTTCTCGGAAGAGTATCTAAAAGGGATTCCGGGCCAATCACACATTTCCTACACCCGGTACGAAATCACCGCGCCATTTGATGGTTCTGTGATTGAGAAGCATATCACGCTCGGTGAATCGCTCAAGGACGACGGACCCTGCTTCACGATAGCGGACTTGACTACCGTTTGGGTAAATCTCAGCGTGTACCAGAAGGATATCCCTTCCATTCGGAAGGGCCAGCAGGTACTCATAAGCGCGGGGGAAAATCCATCCGACGGGGTCGACGCTACCGTTGACTACATGGGTCCGATTGTGGGCGAAGAGACCCGCACTGCCATTGCGCGCGTTGTGCTTCCGAATGAGACGAGCCAATGGCGGCCCGGACAATTCGTGACTGGGTTTGTGTCCACCAAAACGACAAAGACTGTTCCCGTCGTGGCGCCGAAGACCGCCTTGCAGACATTCGAAGGAGCCACGTGTGTCTTCGTCCAAACCGACAAGGGGTTCGTGCCCGCGCCTGTGACCGTGGGAAGCAGTAACGACACGCATGTCGAAATCGTGAAAGGCCTGGAGCAAGGGGCGCGTATCGTGGTGGAGGGCGCCTTCGTCATCAAAGCGGAGATCGCCAAGGGAATCATGGAAGGCAAAACGTGCAGCGGCCACTAGAAAAACGAAGACTCTCACCAGGAGACATCTATTCATGCTTAGTCATGTGATCAAATTGAGCATTCAGCATCGCTGGTTGGTGCTGATACTGACAGCGGGCGCGGCCGTGCTTGGATTCTTTTCCCTTTTGCGACTGCCCATTGATGCCGTGCCAGACATCAGCAACAAGATAGTCCAGATAACCACGCTCTACCCGGCGTTATCGCCGGGCGAGGTCGAAAAACAGATTGCCTTCCCCATCGAAACCGCGCTGGCCGGCATTCCCGGCCTCCGGTCAACGCGCTCGCTGACGCGCAATGGGTTCTCGCAAGTCGAAGCCATCTTCGAAGATGAGGTGGATATCTACTTTGCCCGTCAGCAGGTCATGGAGCGTCTGGCCGAAGCGCGCGAGAGCCTGCCTTCCGGCGCCGAGCCACGCATGGGACCCATCACCACGGGTCTCGGGGAAGTCTACGTCTATGTCATCGAGTATGAGCATCCCGACGGCAAGGGCAGCGCCATCACGGACGGTCCGTCGGGCTGGCAGAGCGACGGTTCCTATCTGACGCCCGAAGGCGAACGCCTCAAGACGGAGGTTGAACTGGCGGCCTATCTGCGCACACTGCAGGACTGGTTGGTTAAGCCGCAACTCCGGACCGTCAAGGATGTGGCCGGCGTAGATACTATCGGCGGCTATGAGAAACAGTATCTCGTGCAACCCGACCCGATGAAGCTGGTCTCCTATGGACTCACGATGAGTGACCTTGTCGAAGCCCTGGAACGCAACAACGCCAGTACCGGGGCGGGTTTCATCGAGCACCAGGGCGAGGCCCTCAACGTGCGCGCCGACGGGCGCGTACGCACTTCCGACGACATCGGGGCCATCGTGCTGGGATCGAAGGACGGTACGCCGTTTTACGTGCGGGACGTGGCTTCCGTGGGCATGGGCAAGGAACTGCGCACAGGCGCTGCCAGCCAGAACGGGCGGGAAGTAGTGGTCGGAACCGTGCTGATGCTGCTCGGCGGCAATAGCCGCACGGTAGCGGCCAGTGTGACCGAAAAAGTCAACGGTATCCAGTCGAGTCTGCCGCCGGACATCCGGTTGCGCCCGGTGTTGGTACGCACGGAACTCGTGGACAAAACGATCAATACGGTTGGACACAGTCTGTCCATGGGGGCCATTCTGGTCATTGTTGTGCTACTCGCGCTACTGGGCAACGTGCGTGCGGCCATCATAACGGCTATGGCCATTCCGCTGGCCATGCTCATGACCGCTTTCGGCATGACACGGCTGGGGATTAGCGGTAACCTGATGAGCTTGGGCGCCATAGACTTCGGCCTGATCGTCGATGGCGCCGTGATCATTGTCGAGAACTGCCTCCGCATGATGGCGGAAAAGCAACGCGATCTTGGACGCACGCTAACCCGCAAGGAACGGCTTCACGAGGTCTTCACCGCCACCAAGCAAATGATTCAGCCCTCCGTGGCCGGCCAGGCGATCATCATCACGGTGTATTTGCCAATCTTGGCGCTCACGGGCGTCGAGGGCAAGATGTTCCACCCGATGGCGCTAACGGTCATCTGTGCGTTGGTGGGCGCCTTTGTTCTTTCGCTGACCTTTGTGCCGGCCATGGTCGCCATTTTCATCACCGGCCAGGTCAAAGAGAAGGAAAGCTGGATCGTTTCGGGACTCAAGTGGCTGTACGCCCCCGCGCTCCGTTGGACGCTCAAGTTGCGTTGGGCCGTTATGCTGGCGTCTGTCATCATCTTTGCGGGGTCGCTGATGCTCTTCACGCGGCTGGGCCAGGAGTTCGTGCCCAAGCTCGACGAGGGCAACATGAGCCTTCAATCGCTGCGCATCCCGAGCACGTCGCTCACCCAGTCGCAGGCGATGCAGTTCAATGTGGAGAAAGCTGTCTCCGCGTTGCCCGAAGTCGCCCTGATGTATTCCAAGACCGGCACCGCGGAAGTGGCCTTCGACCCCATGCCGCCAAACATCTCCGACGGATACGTGATCCTCAAGCCGCGCGAGCAGTGGCCCGACCCAAATATGTCCAAGGCCGACCTCGTGGACAAGATCCGCAAGACGGTCGCCACAATTCCCGGTAACCTTTTCGAGTATAGCCAGCCCATCGAACTGCGAATTAACGAACTCGTAGCGGGCGTACGTGGCGATCTGGCCATAAAGGTGTTCGGTGACGATTTCGAGGGGATCGCGCCCATCGTGCAACAGGTTATCCAGATCGTACAAAGCGTTCCTGGCGCTGCCGACGTGAAGGCCGGACAGACCGAGGGTTTCCCATCCTTAAGCATCGACATTAACCGGAAGGCAACGGCGCGGCATGGGCTGAATGTGGCCGACGTGCAAGACATCGTCGCCACAGCGGTCGGCGGACGCGAAGCGGGGCTGGTCTTTGAGGGAGACCGCCGGTTCGACATCGTCGTACGGTTGCCGGAGGAGCTTCGCTCGAATCTCAATGCGCTGGAACAGCTACCGGTTCCCTTGCCGCGTTCAGAGGGCATGCCTGCCGAACCACAGGGAGTCATGGGCCGAGACCCAGCAGGCAGCACGCTCCAAGGAACGATTTCGCTCGGTTCCATCGCCACTCTGTCGCTTACGGAGGGACTTGGCCAGATCAACCGAGAAGACGGCAAGCGTCGGCTCGTGGTGCAGGCCAATGTGCGCGGGCGAGACCTAGGTTCCTTCGTAGCGGAAGTGCGCAAACGCATCGATTCGGAGGTCAAGCTAACGCCGGGCACTTGGCTCGTCTGGGGCGGACAATACGAAAACCTGCTGGCGGCTCGCGAGAGGCTGATGATCGTGGTGCCATTCTGCTTCTTTATGATCTTCCTG
This region includes:
- a CDS encoding efflux RND transporter periplasmic adaptor subunit → MRYKIGFALLAAVVLVGSMTVWLYEGHVAASAKPHADEIQPVPQAADKAEGGHSAEDGHNHGAQEADKAKEGHSAEDGHNHASPDADKTEDGHSADDGHNHGSKGPMCEEHGVPEAECKLCNKGHGEETDKAEGGHSADDGHGHGEEADIAVLSEEQIKANNVQVVEAGPGEISVQLALPGEVRLNADRVAHVVPRVAGVVRESLATVGDEVKAGQVMAVLESRELATIKAEYLSAKERESLARATFEREKGLWEKKISAEQDYLSAKQAMAEAAISVRSAEQQLHAVGFSEEYLKGIPGQSHISYTRYEITAPFDGSVIEKHITLGESLKDDGPCFTIADLTTVWVNLSVYQKDIPSIRKGQQVLISAGENPSDGVDATVDYMGPIVGEETRTAIARVVLPNETSQWRPGQFVTGFVSTKTTKTVPVVAPKTALQTFEGATCVFVQTDKGFVPAPVTVGSSNDTHVEIVKGLEQGARIVVEGAFVIKAEIAKGIMEGKTCSGH
- a CDS encoding CusA/CzcA family heavy metal efflux RND transporter — protein: MLSHVIKLSIQHRWLVLILTAGAAVLGFFSLLRLPIDAVPDISNKIVQITTLYPALSPGEVEKQIAFPIETALAGIPGLRSTRSLTRNGFSQVEAIFEDEVDIYFARQQVMERLAEARESLPSGAEPRMGPITTGLGEVYVYVIEYEHPDGKGSAITDGPSGWQSDGSYLTPEGERLKTEVELAAYLRTLQDWLVKPQLRTVKDVAGVDTIGGYEKQYLVQPDPMKLVSYGLTMSDLVEALERNNASTGAGFIEHQGEALNVRADGRVRTSDDIGAIVLGSKDGTPFYVRDVASVGMGKELRTGAASQNGREVVVGTVLMLLGGNSRTVAASVTEKVNGIQSSLPPDIRLRPVLVRTELVDKTINTVGHSLSMGAILVIVVLLALLGNVRAAIITAMAIPLAMLMTAFGMTRLGISGNLMSLGAIDFGLIVDGAVIIVENCLRMMAEKQRDLGRTLTRKERLHEVFTATKQMIQPSVAGQAIIITVYLPILALTGVEGKMFHPMALTVICALVGAFVLSLTFVPAMVAIFITGQVKEKESWIVSGLKWLYAPALRWTLKLRWAVMLASVIIFAGSLMLFTRLGQEFVPKLDEGNMSLQSLRIPSTSLTQSQAMQFNVEKAVSALPEVALMYSKTGTAEVAFDPMPPNISDGYVILKPREQWPDPNMSKADLVDKIRKTVATIPGNLFEYSQPIELRINELVAGVRGDLAIKVFGDDFEGIAPIVQQVIQIVQSVPGAADVKAGQTEGFPSLSIDINRKATARHGLNVADVQDIVATAVGGREAGLVFEGDRRFDIVVRLPEELRSNLNALEQLPVPLPRSEGMPAEPQGVMGRDPAGSTLQGTISLGSIATLSLTEGLGQINREDGKRRLVVQANVRGRDLGSFVAEVRKRIDSEVKLTPGTWLVWGGQYENLLAARERLMIVVPFCFFMIFLFLFTTFNSTKYAILVFSGVPLALTGGIAALWLRGIPFSISAAVGFIALSGVAVLNGLVMVTYINHLRMKGVGLEDAILQGSLTRLRPVMMTALVASLGFVPMAMSVGTGAEVQKPLATVVIGGIISSTLLTLIVLPALYRLWHRKDDRLADDADKEHLEHAEVIAD